One window of the Asticcacaulis sp. SL142 genome contains the following:
- a CDS encoding YaiI/YqxD family protein: protein MTLTIYIDADACPVKDETYKVAARYTLPTFVVSNSFIQIPQSALIKRMIVDAGPDIADDWIADQAVAGDIVITNDIPLAARVLAKDAYAIAPNGRAFTKDSIGAALAQRSIMEHIRSTGEITGGPPPFSSANRSQFLQTLDQTINRSQKLRR, encoded by the coding sequence ATGACCCTGACGATCTACATAGATGCCGACGCCTGCCCGGTAAAAGACGAAACCTACAAAGTCGCCGCGCGTTACACCCTGCCCACGTTTGTGGTGTCCAACAGTTTCATCCAGATTCCGCAGTCAGCGCTCATCAAGCGGATGATCGTCGATGCGGGCCCCGACATTGCCGATGACTGGATCGCCGATCAGGCTGTGGCCGGGGATATCGTCATCACCAACGACATCCCTTTGGCGGCCAGAGTTCTGGCCAAAGACGCCTATGCCATTGCCCCCAATGGCCGCGCCTTTACCAAGGACTCAATAGGTGCCGCCCTGGCCCAGCGCTCAATTATGGAGCATATCCGCTCGACTGGCGAGATCACCGGTGGGCCGCCGCCGTTCTCAAGCGCTAACCGCTCGCAGTTTTTGCAAACTCTGGATCAGACCATAAACCGCTCTCAAAAATTGCGGCGCTAA
- the lon gene encoding endopeptidase La produces the protein MFDVLTIPVLPLRDIVVFPHMVVPLFVGRDKSVRALDEVMKGDKQILLATQKNSSDDDPEADAIYDIGVLANVLQLLKLPDGTVKVLVEGKSRVKIKRFTKTDSYYEAESYALEPSLSEGPDLEALVRAVSEQFENYIKLNKKIPAEAVATLAEISEPDVLADSIAAHLVIKIADKQNLLEQLSVTKRLEKIYALMEGEISVLQVEKKIRSRVKRQMEKTQREYYLNEQMKAIQRELGEQDEGKDELVELEKKIKATKLSKEARDKAMAELNKLRHMSPMSAESTVVRNYLDWLLAIPWGAAKTKPIKLDKAEEILDADHYGLEKVKERILEHLAVQARMGTLKGPILCLVGPPGVGKTSLGKSIAKATGREFVRISLGGVRDESEIRGHRRTYIGSMPGKIIQSMKKAKTTNAFFLLDEIDKMGADWRGDPASALLEVLDPAQNSTFNDHYLEVDYDLSKIMFVTTANSLNMPQPLLDRMEIIRIPGYTEDEKVEIAKRHILPVLAKDHGLSAEEWIVPEQAIRDLIRYYTREAGVRSLERELSNLARKTIRDLAKEKVTSIAVDDERVAKYAGVRKYHYGATDEEDLIGMVTGLAWTEFGGDILTIEAIKMPGKGGMKVTGNLKEVMKESVSAANSYVKALAPKFGILPPVFDKTDVHVHVPEGATPKDGPSAGVAMVTAMVSVLTGIPVRKDLAMTGEITLRGRVLAIGGLKEKLLAALRSGIKTVLIPKENEKDLIDLPANVKSGLEIIPVSLVEDVLKHALTKPLESIEWVEPVVVAGAAVAAIDDPDALTAH, from the coding sequence ATGTTTGATGTTTTGACAATTCCGGTTCTACCGCTACGCGACATTGTGGTGTTTCCGCACATGGTCGTGCCGCTATTTGTTGGCCGGGATAAGTCAGTGCGTGCCCTTGATGAGGTCATGAAGGGTGATAAGCAGATCCTTCTGGCAACGCAAAAAAATTCCTCCGATGATGATCCTGAAGCCGATGCTATCTACGATATCGGCGTTTTGGCCAATGTGCTGCAATTGCTGAAATTGCCGGACGGCACGGTAAAAGTGCTGGTCGAGGGCAAGTCGCGCGTGAAGATCAAGCGCTTCACCAAGACCGACAGCTATTATGAGGCTGAATCCTATGCGCTGGAGCCCAGCCTGTCGGAAGGCCCGGATCTTGAGGCATTGGTGCGCGCAGTTTCTGAGCAGTTTGAAAACTATATCAAGCTGAACAAGAAAATTCCGGCCGAAGCCGTGGCGACGCTTGCTGAAATTTCCGAGCCCGATGTGCTGGCCGATTCTATCGCCGCCCATCTGGTGATCAAGATTGCCGATAAGCAGAACCTGCTTGAGCAGCTTTCGGTCACCAAGCGCCTTGAGAAGATCTACGCCCTGATGGAAGGCGAAATCTCGGTTCTTCAGGTCGAGAAGAAAATCCGTTCGCGCGTCAAGCGTCAGATGGAGAAGACCCAGCGCGAATATTACCTGAATGAGCAGATGAAGGCCATTCAGCGCGAACTGGGTGAGCAGGACGAGGGCAAGGACGAACTGGTCGAGCTTGAGAAGAAAATCAAGGCGACCAAACTGTCCAAAGAGGCCCGCGATAAGGCGATGGCTGAGTTGAATAAGCTGCGCCACATGTCGCCCATGTCGGCAGAATCGACGGTGGTGCGCAATTACCTCGACTGGCTGCTGGCTATCCCGTGGGGTGCCGCCAAGACCAAACCGATCAAGCTTGATAAGGCCGAGGAAATCCTTGATGCCGATCACTATGGCCTTGAGAAGGTCAAAGAGCGCATCCTTGAGCATCTGGCCGTGCAGGCGCGTATGGGAACGCTCAAAGGGCCAATCCTGTGCCTGGTTGGGCCTCCAGGTGTTGGTAAAACCTCGCTCGGCAAGTCGATCGCCAAGGCGACCGGGCGCGAATTTGTGCGTATCTCGCTGGGTGGCGTGCGTGACGAATCCGAGATCCGCGGTCACCGCCGCACCTATATCGGCTCCATGCCCGGCAAGATCATTCAGTCGATGAAAAAGGCGAAGACCACCAACGCCTTCTTCCTGCTGGATGAGATCGACAAGATGGGCGCTGACTGGCGCGGTGATCCGGCGTCGGCCCTGCTTGAGGTGCTGGACCCGGCGCAGAACTCGACCTTCAACGACCATTACCTTGAGGTCGATTATGACCTGTCCAAGATCATGTTCGTGACGACGGCCAACTCGCTCAACATGCCACAGCCCTTGCTCGACCGGATGGAGATCATCCGCATCCCCGGCTATACTGAGGATGAAAAGGTTGAGATCGCCAAGCGTCATATCCTGCCGGTACTGGCCAAAGATCATGGCTTGTCGGCTGAGGAATGGATCGTGCCGGAACAGGCCATTCGTGATCTGATCCGCTATTACACCCGTGAAGCGGGGGTGCGCTCATTAGAGCGAGAACTCAGCAATCTGGCACGTAAGACTATCCGCGATCTGGCCAAGGAGAAGGTCACATCGATCGCGGTCGATGATGAACGTGTGGCCAAATATGCCGGTGTGCGTAAATATCATTACGGTGCCACCGATGAAGAAGACCTCATTGGTATGGTCACGGGTTTGGCGTGGACGGAATTCGGTGGCGATATCCTCACCATCGAAGCCATCAAAATGCCCGGTAAGGGCGGCATGAAGGTGACCGGCAACCTGAAAGAAGTCATGAAGGAATCGGTCTCTGCGGCCAATTCCTATGTGAAGGCCCTAGCGCCGAAATTCGGTATCCTGCCGCCGGTGTTTGATAAAACCGATGTCCACGTCCACGTCCCGGAAGGGGCCACGCCCAAAGACGGCCCCTCGGCCGGTGTGGCTATGGTCACCGCTATGGTGTCTGTGCTGACGGGTATTCCGGTGCGCAAAGATCTGGCTATGACGGGTGAAATTACCCTGCGTGGCCGGGTGCTGGCGATCGGCGGCCTGAAAGAAAAGTTACTGGCGGCATTGCGCTCCGGCATCAAGACCGTGCTCATCCCGAAAGAGAATGAGAAAGACCTGATTGATCTGCCGGCCAATGT